From a single Anaerolineaceae bacterium oral taxon 439 genomic region:
- a CDS encoding N-acetylneuraminate synthase, producing MELKFGERTVGAASPVYFIADIAANHDGDLNRAKALVRLAKEAGADAAKFQNFKAEKIVSDYGFRNMGGQQSHQASWRKSVFETYRDVSVPDAWSSELQEECDKVGILYCSAAYDFESIDYLDRYIPIYKIGSGDIDWLEALERVAKKGKPVLLATGASTLEDVTRAVETITAINPRLVLMQCNTNYTASLENFDHIHLNVLKDYARRWPDLILGLSDHTPGHATVLGAVALGARVIEKHFTDDNTREGPDHKFAMNPRTWEEMVVNTRRLERALGSEIKRVNPNESETRVIQRRCVRAARDLSAGETITREMLDVLRPAIPGAVKPNEIEALIGLKLKTDLPFGKEIRYSDLTGGPCAAPTEPGA from the coding sequence ATGGAATTGAAATTTGGAGAACGGACCGTTGGGGCGGCGAGTCCGGTTTATTTTATTGCCGATATCGCCGCGAATCATGACGGTGATTTAAATCGGGCGAAAGCCCTTGTCCGGCTGGCGAAGGAGGCAGGAGCGGACGCCGCCAAGTTCCAGAATTTTAAAGCCGAAAAGATCGTTTCAGACTATGGCTTCCGGAATATGGGCGGTCAGCAGTCGCACCAGGCAAGCTGGCGCAAGTCGGTTTTCGAAACGTATCGGGACGTTTCCGTCCCGGACGCCTGGTCGAGCGAGCTGCAGGAGGAATGTGACAAGGTTGGGATTCTGTACTGTTCGGCGGCGTACGATTTCGAGTCGATCGATTATCTCGACCGCTATATTCCGATTTATAAAATCGGCTCCGGCGATATCGACTGGCTCGAAGCGCTTGAACGGGTCGCGAAGAAGGGAAAGCCGGTCCTCCTCGCGACCGGCGCGTCAACGCTCGAAGACGTTACCCGCGCGGTTGAAACGATTACCGCGATTAATCCGCGGCTGGTTCTGATGCAGTGCAACACGAATTACACGGCGTCGCTCGAAAATTTTGATCATATTCATCTGAACGTGCTGAAGGATTATGCGCGGCGCTGGCCGGACCTGATCCTCGGGCTCTCGGATCATACGCCGGGACACGCGACCGTACTCGGCGCGGTCGCGCTCGGCGCGCGCGTAATTGAGAAGCATTTTACAGACGATAATACCCGCGAAGGCCCGGATCATAAGTTCGCGATGAACCCGCGGACGTGGGAGGAGATGGTCGTTAATACGCGGCGGCTGGAACGGGCGTTAGGTTCGGAAATCAAGCGGGTCAACCCGAACGAATCGGAAACGCGGGTGATCCAGCGCCGCTGCGTCCGCGCTGCGCGGGACCTGAGCGCGGGCGAGACGATTACGCGCGAGATGCTGGATGTGCTGCGCCCCGCGATTCCCGGCGCGGTTAAACCGAATGAAATCGAAGCGTTGATCGGGCTGAAGCTGAAAACGGATCTTCCGTTTGGGAAGGAAATCCGCTATTCGGATTTAACCGGCGGACCGTGTGCGGCGCCGACGGAACCGGGCGCATGA
- a CDS encoding UDP-N-acetylglucosamine 4,6-dehydratase (inverting) — protein sequence MEWNNKVVLVTGGTGSFGKKFIDIMLREYHPAKIIVLSRDELKQYEMQISGKNHESLRYFIGDIRDLERLRRAFQGVDIVVHAAALKQVPACEYNPFEAVKTNILGTQNVIDAALDASVKKVFALSTDKAVNPVNLYGATKAAAEKLVVQSNAYSGGRETRLSCVRYGNVVGSRGSVVPIFLRQRGNGKLTVTDERMTRFWISLEDGVRFVIRCIEQMRGGEVFVPKIPSMAVKDLAMAISPDAEIVYTGIRPGEKLHEVLISDDEARNTIEMDDMFVVQPSGVTWFGREWEKVGKPCPDGYRYSSDNNQAWLDIPGIRKMVAQVEAEISGGGD from the coding sequence ATGGAATGGAACAATAAAGTCGTCTTAGTGACAGGAGGAACCGGTTCTTTCGGGAAGAAATTTATCGATATCATGCTTCGCGAGTATCATCCGGCGAAGATCATTGTCCTGAGCCGCGACGAGCTGAAGCAGTATGAGATGCAGATTTCCGGGAAGAATCATGAGAGCCTGCGCTATTTTATCGGCGATATCCGTGATTTGGAGCGGCTTCGCCGGGCGTTCCAGGGCGTCGATATCGTCGTTCATGCCGCCGCGCTGAAACAGGTTCCGGCCTGCGAATATAATCCGTTCGAGGCCGTTAAGACGAATATTCTCGGGACGCAGAACGTCATCGACGCCGCGCTCGACGCCAGCGTCAAAAAGGTTTTCGCGCTGAGTACCGATAAGGCGGTCAACCCGGTCAACCTTTACGGCGCGACGAAGGCCGCCGCCGAGAAATTGGTTGTTCAGAGCAACGCCTATTCCGGCGGACGGGAAACGCGCCTGAGCTGCGTCCGCTATGGGAACGTCGTCGGGAGCCGCGGTTCGGTCGTTCCGATCTTCCTGAGGCAGCGGGGCAACGGCAAGCTGACCGTGACCGACGAGCGCATGACGCGGTTCTGGATTTCGCTTGAGGATGGCGTTCGTTTCGTTATCCGCTGCATCGAGCAAATGCGCGGCGGGGAGGTATTCGTTCCGAAGATCCCGAGCATGGCGGTTAAGGATCTGGCGATGGCGATCTCGCCGGATGCTGAAATTGTCTACACGGGTATTCGCCCGGGCGAAAAGCTGCATGAAGTCCTGATTTCCGACGACGAAGCGCGGAATACGATCGAAATGGACGACATGTTCGTCGTTCAGCCTTCCGGCGTGACCTGGTTCGGGCGCGAATGGGAAAAAGTCGGGAAACCCTGTCCCGACGGGTACCGGTATTCAAGCGACAACAATCAAGCCTGGCTGGATATCCCCGGGATTCGTAAAATGGTCGCCCAGGTTGAGGCGGAGATATCAGGAGGCGGCGATTGA
- a CDS encoding magnesium chelatase, which yields MPTIYPFTAIIGQRRMKRALILNAIDPRIGGVLIRGERGTAKSTAARALAEILPDVETFAECRFGCAPDDPTRWCGECAMRAANGSPGTPRVRNTPFINLPVSATEDRVVGTIDIEKAITTGVRSFEPGILAEANRGILYIDEVNLLEDHVVDLLLDAAAMGVNRVEREGISFEHPARFILIGTMNPEEGDLRPQLLDRFALSVDIVGITDPQERVEIMKRTIGFETDPEGFLRDFAASENELRNKIVGARNRIASVRYTSRDLIAIASLTSALNVEGHRADLVILKTARAQAAFDGRDRINETDIALAAELALPHRLQKGPLNEQSVSADELKVRIDGLVGSFSEAEGFKNADEVEEEAEKKTSFAPR from the coding sequence ATGCCAACGATTTATCCATTCACAGCTATCATCGGACAGCGGCGCATGAAACGCGCGCTGATCCTGAACGCGATTGACCCCAGAATCGGCGGCGTCCTGATCCGCGGCGAACGTGGAACGGCGAAATCGACCGCCGCCCGCGCGCTCGCGGAAATCCTCCCGGACGTCGAAACCTTCGCCGAATGCCGCTTCGGCTGCGCCCCGGACGACCCGACGCGCTGGTGCGGAGAATGCGCGATGCGGGCGGCGAACGGATCGCCGGGGACGCCGCGCGTCCGGAACACGCCGTTTATTAACCTGCCCGTTTCCGCAACCGAAGACCGCGTCGTCGGAACGATCGATATCGAAAAAGCGATTACGACCGGCGTCAGGTCGTTCGAACCGGGAATCTTAGCCGAAGCCAACCGTGGGATCCTTTATATCGACGAAGTCAACCTTCTCGAGGACCATGTCGTCGACCTGCTTCTCGACGCCGCCGCGATGGGGGTAAATCGCGTCGAACGCGAAGGGATCTCATTTGAGCATCCGGCCCGCTTTATCCTGATCGGGACGATGAACCCTGAGGAAGGCGACCTCCGGCCGCAGCTCCTCGACCGCTTCGCGCTCTCCGTCGATATCGTCGGGATTACCGATCCGCAGGAACGCGTCGAAATCATGAAACGGACGATCGGTTTCGAAACCGATCCGGAGGGGTTTCTCCGCGATTTTGCCGCGAGCGAAAACGAGCTCCGGAATAAAATCGTCGGGGCGAGGAACCGGATCGCCAGCGTCCGTTATACCTCGCGCGACCTGATCGCGATCGCGTCGCTGACCAGCGCTTTAAACGTCGAAGGTCATCGCGCCGATCTCGTGATCTTAAAAACCGCGCGGGCTCAGGCCGCGTTCGACGGCCGCGACCGTATCAACGAAACCGATATCGCCCTCGCCGCTGAACTCGCCCTTCCGCATCGGCTCCAAAAGGGCCCGCTCAACGAGCAGTCCGTCTCAGCGGACGAACTCAAAGTCCGGATCGACGGCCTCGTCGGCTCATTCAGCGAAGCCGAAGGCTTCAAAAACGCCGACGAGGTCGAAGAAGAAGCGGAAAAAAAAACCTCGTTCGCGCCCCGATAA
- a CDS encoding 23S rRNA (guanosine(2251)-2'-O)-methyltransferase RlmB, whose translation MKEWITGRNAVYEILSARSRETYQFYVSRTAEVKGRMAEILKLAAKRKLAPVYVDRARLDRIDENHQGLALEVSGFHYSDWQDIEARCAASGRPLFVLFLDLIQNPQNFGSLIRTAAAAGMHGVVIPTARSAGVTPAVAHASVGATEHIPIVQMNLAQGIQLMHDVGGWVVGLEGGPDAPDIELKRLGGKLGIVVGGEGEGLRRLTREACDELARLPMAGEIESLNAAVAGSVVIYLSVMAHRR comes from the coding sequence ATGAAAGAATGGATTACGGGGCGGAACGCGGTTTACGAAATCCTTTCGGCGCGAAGCCGGGAAACATATCAGTTTTACGTTTCTCGGACCGCTGAAGTTAAGGGGCGGATGGCGGAGATTTTGAAGCTGGCGGCGAAGCGGAAGCTTGCCCCTGTGTACGTGGACCGCGCTCGGTTGGATCGGATCGACGAAAATCATCAGGGGCTGGCGCTTGAGGTCAGCGGGTTCCACTATTCTGACTGGCAGGATATTGAAGCGCGCTGCGCCGCGTCCGGGCGGCCGTTGTTCGTCCTGTTTCTGGACCTGATTCAGAATCCTCAGAATTTCGGTTCGCTGATCCGGACGGCTGCCGCGGCGGGGATGCATGGGGTTGTGATTCCGACGGCGCGGTCCGCGGGGGTTACGCCGGCGGTGGCGCACGCTTCAGTCGGCGCGACGGAGCATATTCCGATCGTGCAGATGAATCTCGCGCAGGGAATTCAACTGATGCATGACGTCGGGGGGTGGGTCGTTGGGTTGGAAGGCGGCCCGGACGCGCCCGATATCGAGCTGAAGCGACTGGGCGGGAAGCTCGGGATCGTCGTCGGCGGCGAGGGCGAAGGGCTGCGGCGGTTAACGCGGGAGGCCTGCGATGAGCTGGCGCGGCTGCCGATGGCGGGAGAGATCGAGTCGCTGAATGCGGCCGTAGCCGGGTCGGTGGTGATTTATTTGTCGGTGATGGCGCATCGAAGGTGA
- a CDS encoding dihydrodipicolinate synthase family protein, which yields MKKLFGVITAMTTPFDSEHRVDYEAIKEQVEFLISKGVNCLYPCGTTGEMYFLSDEERERIAETVVRQAAKRVTVFIHTGAMSLDSVIRLSRHAYKIGADGIGVVTPSYFGCSDEVLFRYYVEICGALPDDFSVYTYVIPQLAKNDISVSLMEKIAGACPQVVGVKYSSPDFRRISQYLTVRDGDFSVVVGADDFFFPALVMGCDGTVSGCSGPMPEAFVAVYKYFLKGDYDRARRAQFITNQHCQFLKYGGDLSIFKNILTLRGVPGGAVRRPLLDLSAAEVADLKIQLDKFLMNNDVVFQKRREAN from the coding sequence ATGAAGAAATTATTCGGAGTAATTACGGCTATGACAACTCCATTTGATTCTGAGCATCGAGTGGATTATGAAGCAATTAAAGAACAGGTTGAGTTCCTGATATCCAAGGGCGTTAACTGTTTGTATCCATGCGGTACAACAGGGGAGATGTATTTTCTTTCTGATGAAGAAAGGGAGCGGATCGCAGAAACTGTCGTTCGGCAAGCTGCGAAACGAGTGACCGTTTTTATTCATACGGGCGCTATGAGTTTGGATAGCGTTATCCGCCTGAGTCGGCACGCGTACAAGATTGGCGCTGATGGAATCGGCGTTGTAACGCCTTCTTATTTTGGATGCTCGGATGAAGTTCTTTTTCGCTATTATGTTGAAATCTGCGGCGCTCTTCCGGACGATTTTTCTGTTTACACTTATGTTATTCCACAGTTAGCGAAGAATGATATTTCTGTCTCCCTGATGGAGAAAATCGCGGGCGCCTGTCCTCAGGTTGTTGGGGTAAAGTATAGTTCCCCTGATTTCAGGCGGATTTCACAGTATCTGACTGTCCGCGACGGTGATTTTTCCGTTGTGGTTGGCGCCGATGATTTCTTTTTCCCGGCTTTGGTGATGGGCTGCGACGGGACGGTTTCAGGCTGTTCGGGTCCGATGCCGGAGGCTTTCGTCGCTGTATATAAGTATTTCCTGAAGGGGGATTACGATCGTGCCCGGAGGGCTCAGTTTATTACGAATCAGCATTGTCAATTTCTGAAATATGGAGGGGATCTTTCAATTTTTAAAAATATCTTAACGCTGAGAGGCGTCCCAGGGGGTGCGGTGCGAAGGCCTTTGCTGGACCTTTCCGCCGCTGAAGTCGCTGATCTTAAGATCCAGTTGGATAAATTCTTGATGAATAATGATGTCGTATTTCAGAAAAGGAGGGAAGCGAACTAA
- a CDS encoding phosphate ABC transporter permease: protein METRRGDIIPEITIQPASSWRLIDLRELGRFRELIFFLSWRDLKVRYKQTLLGVAWAVIQPVMTMVVFSIFFGNLASVPSDGIPYPLFSLAGLLPWQLFENAFRNGSKSLVSNRNMITKIYFPRVVLPMSSVLSSVVDFFVALPILIGVMIYYGYTPNGYVLLIPFYLLLTVVTSFGVSLWFSALDVLYRDIGYIIPFISQLWMYLTPIAYGSELIRAPRWRMVYNLNPMVGVVNGFRRALLGTYTQLPWQSLLFSSLISLVILITGLVYFRRMERDFADVI from the coding sequence TTGGAGACGAGGCGCGGTGATATCATTCCGGAAATCACGATTCAGCCAGCGAGCAGCTGGCGGTTGATTGATTTAAGGGAGCTCGGCCGTTTTCGCGAACTGATTTTTTTTCTGAGCTGGCGCGACCTGAAGGTCCGCTATAAGCAGACGCTTTTAGGCGTCGCCTGGGCCGTGATCCAGCCGGTGATGACGATGGTCGTGTTCTCGATTTTCTTCGGGAACCTCGCGTCGGTCCCCTCGGACGGGATCCCGTACCCGCTTTTTTCGCTGGCCGGCCTTCTCCCGTGGCAGCTCTTCGAGAACGCGTTTCGGAACGGCAGCAAATCGCTCGTCAGCAACCGCAACATGATTACCAAGATTTATTTTCCGCGCGTCGTGCTGCCGATGTCGAGCGTACTGTCGAGCGTCGTCGATTTTTTCGTCGCGCTGCCGATCCTGATCGGGGTGATGATTTATTATGGGTATACGCCGAACGGGTATGTTTTGCTGATCCCGTTTTACCTCCTGCTGACGGTTGTGACCTCGTTTGGAGTCAGTTTATGGTTTTCGGCGCTCGACGTTTTATATCGGGATATCGGGTATATTATCCCGTTTATTTCGCAGCTGTGGATGTACCTGACGCCGATTGCGTACGGCTCGGAGCTGATCCGCGCGCCGAGATGGCGGATGGTTTATAACCTGAACCCCATGGTCGGCGTCGTCAACGGGTTCCGTCGCGCTTTGCTGGGCACGTATACGCAGCTCCCCTGGCAGAGCCTGCTGTTTTCGTCGCTGATTTCGTTGGTGATCCTGATAACCGGCCTGGTTTATTTCCGCCGGATGGAACGCGATTTCGCGGACGTCATCTGA
- a CDS encoding cysteine--tRNA ligase — protein MGIQLYNTLTRTKESLETLEPGVVKMYVCGPTVYNKAHIGHAMSAVVFDIIRRYMMYRGYDVRFAMNFTDVDDKIIRRAHEMNVDPFKLAEGYINDFRGNLEALNVLPATYHPRATEEIGQIIAMVRGLIDKGAAYPLDGDVYYRVREKADYGKLSGRRLDDMRVGVRKEADDRKEDPMDFALWKGAKPGEPAWESPWGPGRPGWHIECSAMNYHLFGDSIDIHGGGNDLIFPHHENEIAQSESFTGKRFATYWIHNGMLQLKGEKMSKSVGNIISIDELLEAHSADAFRYLILNSGYRNPVIFNEEVLNQAEKAIERLRNALKSAAGSASGAPSGSIEALKNQVQAAKDEFIAAMDDDFNSAAALAALFELVRVMNATRDAGATGAELAEARATLKELTSVLGLTLEEAEAKGAQGADPFIQLLIDLRLRLRAEKNWELSDLVRDRLKENGVVLEDSRDGTSWRWLS, from the coding sequence ATGGGGATTCAACTGTATAATACGCTGACACGAACGAAGGAATCGCTGGAAACGTTGGAACCGGGCGTGGTTAAGATGTACGTCTGCGGCCCGACGGTTTACAACAAGGCTCATATCGGACACGCGATGTCGGCGGTCGTTTTCGATATTATCCGCCGGTATATGATGTATCGCGGATATGACGTCCGGTTCGCGATGAATTTTACCGACGTCGACGATAAGATTATCCGTCGGGCGCATGAAATGAACGTCGATCCGTTTAAATTAGCGGAGGGGTATATCAACGATTTCCGCGGCAACCTTGAGGCGCTGAACGTTCTTCCGGCAACGTATCATCCGCGCGCGACCGAGGAAATCGGTCAGATTATCGCGATGGTTCGGGGGCTGATCGATAAGGGGGCCGCGTATCCGCTTGACGGGGACGTTTATTACCGCGTTCGTGAAAAGGCGGATTATGGGAAATTGTCGGGACGCCGCCTGGACGACATGCGCGTCGGGGTCCGGAAGGAAGCCGACGATCGGAAGGAGGACCCGATGGATTTCGCGCTCTGGAAGGGCGCGAAGCCGGGCGAACCGGCCTGGGAGAGTCCCTGGGGCCCCGGGCGTCCGGGCTGGCATATTGAATGTTCCGCGATGAATTATCATCTTTTCGGCGATTCGATCGATATTCATGGCGGCGGAAACGACCTGATCTTTCCTCATCATGAAAACGAAATCGCGCAAAGCGAGAGTTTTACGGGAAAGCGTTTCGCGACGTATTGGATTCATAACGGCATGCTTCAGCTCAAGGGCGAGAAGATGTCGAAGTCGGTCGGGAATATTATTTCGATCGACGAGCTTCTCGAAGCGCATAGCGCCGACGCGTTTCGCTACCTGATCCTGAATTCAGGGTACCGGAATCCGGTTATTTTTAACGAAGAAGTCCTGAATCAGGCGGAAAAAGCGATCGAGCGGCTTCGGAACGCGCTGAAATCTGCGGCGGGCTCGGCGAGCGGGGCGCCTTCCGGTTCGATCGAGGCGCTGAAAAATCAGGTTCAGGCTGCGAAAGACGAATTTATCGCCGCGATGGATGACGATTTTAATTCGGCGGCGGCGCTGGCGGCGCTGTTCGAATTGGTCCGCGTCATGAACGCGACCCGCGACGCCGGAGCGACCGGCGCCGAACTCGCCGAAGCGCGGGCGACGCTGAAAGAATTGACCTCCGTTCTCGGATTGACGCTTGAGGAGGCCGAAGCGAAGGGGGCCCAGGGCGCCGACCCGTTTATTCAGCTGTTGATTGATTTGCGGCTGCGGCTGCGCGCAGAGAAGAACTGGGAATTATCCGATCTCGTCCGCGACCGGCTGAAGGAAAACGGCGTCGTCCTCGAAGATTCGCGGGACGGGACGTCCTGGCGCTGGCTATCGTAA
- a CDS encoding methionine--tRNA ligase, with protein MKKQPVLVTSAWPYANAYIHVGNLTGSHLPADIFGRTHRLMGYDTVVLTGTDAHGTPITVRAENEGTTPTEVYQHFHQSFLDMLIHVGISYDLFTSTHTENHFKVSQDVFLALRKNGYLYRSTEKQWYSVSQGKFLPDRYVEGTCYICGYENARGDQCDQCGNLLEPEKILNPRTKTDGSVPELRDTEHFYLDLGKLQGAIVSFLKSREDSWRPNVIRQSLGSIQANDLHGRAITRDLDWGVPVPIEGEEGKCLYVWFEAVIGYLSATIEYARLTGDPSRWKTFWENDDCKTYYFIGKDNIPFHAIIWPAQLIGTGTEFGTFYDGNSNRPLNLPYDVPANEFMNLEGQKISGSRNWAVYVNDFLTRYDPDPLRYYLTVTMPESQDSDWDWEDFLKRNNNELVANWGNLANRVISFANKHWGCVPEPAAADAEDENLIDTIRLGFRAVGDELQKARFRSAAAEMMRLSSEVNRYLDVTSPWTLVKTDKEAAGTRVYYALQAINNLKILFAPVLPFSSEKLNKILGFDDQLFGNSYIQSVSDALGERNVLRYDPDPAAGKWAWQELPAGRRFGEISPLFRKLDPSIIAEERARIG; from the coding sequence ATGAAAAAACAACCTGTTTTGGTGACGTCGGCCTGGCCGTACGCTAACGCTTATATTCATGTCGGGAATCTGACGGGGTCGCACCTGCCGGCGGATATTTTCGGTCGGACGCATCGCCTGATGGGCTATGATACGGTCGTTCTGACCGGGACCGACGCGCATGGGACGCCGATTACGGTTCGCGCCGAGAACGAGGGGACGACGCCGACCGAGGTTTACCAGCATTTCCATCAGAGTTTTCTGGATATGCTGATTCATGTCGGGATTTCGTATGATCTTTTTACCAGTACGCATACGGAGAACCACTTTAAGGTTTCGCAGGACGTTTTTCTGGCGCTTCGGAAAAACGGTTATCTGTACCGGTCGACGGAAAAGCAGTGGTATTCGGTTTCGCAGGGGAAGTTCCTTCCGGACCGGTACGTTGAAGGGACTTGCTATATCTGCGGCTATGAGAACGCCCGCGGGGATCAGTGCGACCAGTGCGGTAATCTGCTGGAGCCGGAAAAGATCCTGAACCCGAGAACGAAGACGGATGGGAGCGTTCCGGAGCTCCGCGACACGGAGCATTTCTATCTGGATCTGGGGAAGCTTCAGGGGGCGATTGTCTCGTTCCTGAAATCGCGTGAGGACAGCTGGCGCCCGAACGTCATCCGGCAGTCGCTGGGATCGATTCAGGCGAACGACCTGCATGGACGGGCGATTACCCGCGATCTGGACTGGGGCGTTCCGGTTCCGATCGAGGGCGAGGAAGGGAAATGCCTGTACGTCTGGTTTGAGGCGGTGATCGGGTACCTGTCGGCGACGATCGAATACGCGAGATTGACGGGCGATCCGAGCCGGTGGAAGACGTTCTGGGAAAATGACGACTGCAAGACGTATTATTTTATCGGGAAGGATAATATTCCGTTTCACGCGATTATCTGGCCGGCGCAGCTGATCGGTACCGGGACTGAATTCGGGACGTTCTACGACGGGAACTCGAATCGACCGCTGAATTTACCGTACGACGTTCCTGCGAATGAGTTCATGAACCTCGAAGGACAGAAGATTTCCGGGTCCCGGAACTGGGCGGTTTACGTGAACGACTTCCTGACGCGCTATGATCCCGATCCGCTTCGATATTATCTGACGGTTACGATGCCCGAGTCGCAGGATTCGGACTGGGATTGGGAGGATTTCCTGAAACGCAACAATAACGAGCTGGTTGCCAACTGGGGGAACCTTGCGAATCGGGTTATTTCATTCGCGAATAAGCACTGGGGCTGCGTTCCGGAACCGGCCGCGGCGGACGCTGAGGACGAGAACCTGATCGATACGATCCGGCTGGGATTCCGGGCGGTCGGCGACGAGCTTCAAAAGGCGCGTTTCCGCAGCGCGGCAGCTGAGATGATGCGGCTGTCGAGCGAGGTGAATCGCTATCTGGACGTGACTTCGCCGTGGACGCTGGTTAAGACGGATAAAGAAGCGGCGGGGACGCGCGTTTACTACGCGCTTCAGGCGATTAATAATCTGAAAATCCTGTTCGCGCCGGTGCTCCCGTTCAGTTCGGAAAAACTGAATAAGATTCTGGGATTTGACGACCAGCTGTTCGGAAATTCGTATATCCAATCGGTTTCGGACGCGTTGGGGGAGCGGAACGTGCTGCGCTATGATCCGGATCCGGCGGCTGGAAAATGGGCGTGGCAGGAGCTCCCGGCGGGGCGGAGGTTTGGCGAGATTTCGCCGCTGTTCCGGAAGCTGGACCCGTCGATTATCGCGGAGGAGCGTGCGCGGATTGGCTGA
- a CDS encoding GDP-fucose synthetase encodes MTNVSRDHSPLIGKRICVTGGAGFLGSFVVDRLRARGVDELFIPAHRDYDLVDPDGVKRLIRDARPEIILHLAANVGGIGANQLHGAEFFYENLMMGVQLMHEAYRSGVEKFVAIGTICAYPKFTPIPFKEDDLWNGYPEETNAPYGLAKKMLLVQAQAYREQYGFNAIYLLPVNLYGPRDNFSPKSSHVIPALIQKFYEAKLASAPSVEIWGDGTPTREFIYADDAAEGIVLATERYDGADPVNIGSGMEISIRDLAALIAREVGYGGALTYDAARPNGQPRRALDVSRAEKAFGFRATTDFKTGLRETIRYYVENRDMILAKG; translated from the coding sequence ATGACGAATGTATCCAGGGATCACTCACCGCTGATCGGGAAACGGATCTGCGTTACCGGCGGAGCTGGTTTTTTAGGTTCGTTCGTCGTGGACCGGCTCAGGGCGCGCGGCGTAGACGAACTCTTCATCCCGGCGCATCGCGATTATGATTTAGTCGATCCGGATGGCGTGAAGCGCTTAATCCGGGACGCTCGCCCGGAAATCATTCTGCATCTCGCCGCCAACGTCGGCGGGATCGGTGCGAACCAGCTTCACGGCGCTGAATTTTTCTATGAAAACCTGATGATGGGCGTTCAGCTGATGCACGAGGCGTACCGGAGCGGCGTCGAAAAGTTCGTCGCTATCGGAACGATTTGCGCATATCCGAAATTTACGCCGATCCCGTTCAAAGAAGACGATCTCTGGAACGGCTATCCGGAGGAAACGAACGCGCCGTACGGCCTCGCGAAAAAGATGCTCCTGGTTCAGGCGCAAGCCTACCGGGAACAGTACGGATTCAACGCAATTTACCTTCTCCCGGTGAACCTGTACGGCCCGCGCGATAATTTCAGCCCAAAATCGTCGCATGTTATTCCGGCGCTGATTCAAAAGTTCTACGAAGCGAAGTTAGCTTCGGCGCCTTCGGTTGAAATCTGGGGCGACGGAACGCCGACGCGCGAATTTATTTACGCCGACGACGCGGCGGAAGGAATCGTCTTAGCGACGGAGCGTTACGATGGCGCCGATCCGGTTAATATCGGATCGGGAATGGAAATTTCGATCCGCGATCTGGCCGCGCTGATCGCGCGCGAAGTCGGGTACGGCGGCGCGTTAACTTACGACGCCGCCAGGCCCAACGGTCAGCCGCGCCGCGCGCTTGACGTCAGCCGCGCCGAAAAAGCGTTCGGCTTCCGCGCGACAACCGATTTCAAAACCGGGCTCAGGGAAACGATCCGCTATTACGTCGAGAACCGCGACATGATTCTGGCGAAAGGCTGA